One window from the genome of Leptolyngbya sp. 'hensonii' encodes:
- a CDS encoding sigma-70 region 4 domain-containing protein, with translation MNDLLSTAEVADRLGVKPGTVRSWFHRYPELFQEGTHYVNDKGNKLWTGAGFNLFQVRATQDVTQGATGSVAPSVADPIDQQLQPVADAIALAAIEQRLPGLVQGSIHRILNNPTDLDSQKLASMLDRLGQSLGLLQMSKALANGLSIAVAASVKQLEGIPDGRQ, from the coding sequence ATGAACGATTTACTTTCGACGGCAGAAGTTGCCGATCGCCTGGGAGTGAAACCTGGAACAGTCCGCTCCTGGTTCCATCGCTATCCCGAACTCTTCCAGGAGGGAACCCATTACGTCAACGACAAAGGCAACAAGCTCTGGACCGGTGCAGGATTCAACCTGTTTCAGGTCCGTGCAACGCAAGATGTAACGCAGGGTGCAACGGGTAGCGTTGCGCCTTCCGTTGCAGACCCGATCGATCAGCAGCTCCAGCCGGTGGCAGATGCGATCGCCCTGGCCGCGATCGAACAGCGGTTGCCGGGACTGGTGCAGGGCAGTATCCATCGCATCCTGAACAATCCCACGGACCTGGACAGTCAGAAGCTGGCATCGATGCTGGATCGACTGGGCCAGAGCCTGGGCCTGTTGCAGATGAGTAAGGCCCTGGCCAATGGCCTGAGCATTGCAGTTGCAGCAAGTGTGAAACAACTGGAGGGCATCCCCGATGGAAGGCAATGA